GAATACCGGAAATATTATTTTATCGGTGGCAGCGCCAGCTGGGCGAACATCCGGGGCGTGCTCGAAAACAACCTCAAGGGGCTTCACCTGTACGAAGAGAACGACTACAGCTCTCCCCGTCTGGACGTTTGGGGGATCAGCGACAAAAACCTCTTTATGGAGGCGAACAAGGTGCTGAGCAAACCCGGCGACAAACCCTTCTTCGCCATCATACAAACGTCCGACAACCACCGGCCCTATACCATCCCGGCCGAAGACCGCAAGGATTTTCACGAAGTCGGTTATGCCCCGGACACCCTCCACAAATACGGGTTCGAACAAAACGAAGAGCTCAACGCCTTCCGGTATACCGATTTTTGCTACCGTTATCTGATCGAAACCGCCCAAAAGGAAGCGTATTTCCGGAATACGATCTTTATCTTCATCGGTGACCATGGGATCAGGGGAGATGCGGGCGATATGCTCCCCAGGGCGTGGACGGACCAGGCCCTGACCTGTTTCCACGTGCCCCTGCTTTTCTATGCACCCGGGCTGCTGAGCCCCACCCGGCATACGATGAACTGCTCCCAGGTAGACGTCCTGCCGTCCATCGCCGGCCTAACGGGTGCCGCCTACACGAACACGACCCTGGGCCGCGACCTTTTCCATGAACGCGATACCGCGTCCAATGTGTCGTTTATCATGGACCACGACGCCAAGGAAATCGGGGTGGTGGAAAACGGGTACTACTACCTCCGGCAACTCACCGGGGGCAAGGAACAACTGGTGTCCATCCGGGGGAACGATCCGCTGCCGGCCGGCAAGGCTACCGACAGCCTGGAGAACAGGTTGAGGAACTATACCGACGCGTTTTATGAAACCGCGCGCTACCTTTTATTAAATAATCGTAAGAATCCCTAAAAAAGTAGAAAAAAATACTATTTTTGGCGAAATCCAATATCATGACAGCTGTAAAGCATTCCTACCTTTACGGAATCCTTCTCTTTGCACTCTTCTCCTGTTCAAAAAGCAGCAACAACACACCGGCTCCGGTGCTCGGAACGGCGTCCTTCGACGTGAACGGCCAGGTCTTCAATCTGACCGGGGGCTATGACACCGTTAGCGAAGAAATCATTGCCAAGGGCCTATGGCCGGGCACCCAGGATACGGCGTTGTTACAAATCGTCGTAGCTAACTACAACAACCCCTTCACGAATATCAATGGGCTGTGGACCGATACATCCAGTGTGCTGCTGGTGTACGGGAACCTCGATCGATGGGGTACTAAGGACGAGACTTACCTGGACAACTATATGTCCAAGACCTATACAACGCCGCCGAATCCCCTCGTCGTGGACATCACGAGCAGCGACGAGTCGACTGTTAAGGGTACATTCAGCGGGACGTGGTATAAAGGAGGCGGCAACGGGCCGGACTCCATCACGATGACCAACGGCAACTTTTACCTCAAAGTCCAATAATCACAAAACAAACAGTATGAAATCCATTATCCGTTACGGGGCAGCCATCCTTGCCCTGGCGCTCTTTATGACTGCCTGCAGTAAAAAAAGCAGTAATTCATCCGCCTCCCTTGGTACGACGACCTTTAGCGTCTCAGGGCAAAGCAACACCATGGTCTTGACAGCCGACACGACCTACCTGCTAACCCTGGCCGGCGCCGGTCTATTTTCCAGTACCAGTGATTCAGCCGCCCTGGGCATTCTGCTCTACAAACCCAACGTCAACATCGGATACGGCGCCGTTAGCGGTCTATGGTCCGACACGGCTACCGTGCAGACGGCATCGATTGAGATTACCGCAAAGAACGGCAAAGACTATACCGATGCCAACCCTACCAGCGGAATGCCTTCGCCTGTTCACCCCTTTATCGTTCAAATTACGTCGAACAACGGGACCGTCCTGACCGGCACCTACAGCGGGGAATTGTATAACAATACAAACGCCGCCGATTCGCTCCTGGTGACCAATGGATCATTCTCCGTCAAACTTCAATAACCACATAAAACCAACACTATGAGATCCATGAAATGTTGCGGGGCCGTCATCGTTGCCCTTGCCATCGCCATGACCGCCTGCAAAAAAAGCAGCTCTGGCAACTCCCTCGGAACCGGAAGCATGACCGTCAATGGTCAAAGCACGACATTCGCCGCCGTGTATGATACGACCACCATATTTACCATCGTTGCCGCCGGTGTACTGCCCGCCACCAAGGACACTGCCGAGATCACCTTCACCCTTAGTTACAATAATGTCTACAGCAACATCGCTCCCTGGAACTATCAGTACAGTGGCCTTTGGGCGGACACGGCAACCGAGCAGGTGCTGAACGTATTCCTCGTGGACGCGAAAACGGGGTATCAATACAGGGACGCCAGCACCACTACCCAATATCCGTCAGTGCTGCATCCAGACGTAATGACGATTACTTCCAACAAGGGGAACGTCATCAGCGGAACGTTTAGCGGGGAGTTGTTCGACTTAAACGCGAATGATTCGCTGTTGATACAAAACGGATCTTTCTCGGCGAAACTTCAATAGTCCGGAAAATTCAGTTGTACAGTGCTTACCGATTTGAAACCAGCCCGGGGGAAACCCCGGGCTTTTTCATGCTACCACCTTGTGGGACACCGGGTTTGTGCGCTCGCCCGCTCAAACCACGAGCCACCGTCGCTCAACTGCACCCGCAGGCTGAGCACAAGGGAGAAATACGCATTCGTCCGGTTAGGATCTCCCCTGGTGGTGAACCAGTTCCAGGGCTCCGTGCTTTTATTGGCCATGGCAGCCGCGATCGCGGCCTCGGCCGCGGGCATGTGTTGATAAAACAGGCTGGGGTCGATGTATTTGTTGTGTACGTCGTCTATATACCCGGTAAAGACGACCCTGTACAGAAGCTCCCCGCCCAGGGAGACCTTGTCGGAGAGGTCCATCCTGGCCCCTACGCCCAGGGGGACATTGGGTTGCCAGAGGCTGTATTCCTTGGGGAATCCGGGTCCGAATCCTTCCCCCTCGGTGTGCAAGGGTCTCAGGTCGATCCAGGTGGTTTGACCGGTGGTGGGATCTCTATACGTGCCCTGGGGGTTGAAATGAAAGACGCCCACCCCCGCCACGAAATACGGCCGGATCGGGAGTACGTCGTCATCCGGGAAAATGAGGTCCAGGGGATAGGCCTCCAGCCCCACGAAGGCCTCCCAGATAGTTGTCCTGAAATCCAGGTTCCGGATTTTGCGGCCGTCGTCACTCGAACTGGAATAGGCGTCGTTCCCATACAGCTCCCCAAAGTTCAGGCTGCCCCTCAGGCCTAGCCATGGTGATGGGTAAATGAGACCGTTGACGCCTACGAAATATCGCGTCGACGGGAAGTTGAGGTCCGCGACAAAACCCTTGCGCACCTTGAAATTTCCGCCAAGGTCTCCCAGGAAAAAGGACGGCCCTGCGTCGATACCGATCTCCGTCTTTGCGTCTTTGAATGAAAGGGCGGCTTGCGCATCTGAAAGAAAAGGGTGCAGTCCTACCAAAAGGACAGCGAGATATTTTTTCATAAGGATGGATCTTGGCTACAAAATAGAAAAAAAAGGGGCCCATCAAAAGAAAGGCCCCGCTTACCAGAGGAAAACTAATGCCGTTTTAATGTCTGGTCTTATTCGTCCCTCAGCACATATCCCATCCCGATGACCGTATGGATGAGTTGCGGGCTAAAACCCTTGTCGATCTTGGCCCGGAGGTAGTTGATGTAGACGTCGATGATGTTGGTGTTCTTTTGCTGGTGGATGCCCCAGATCGCATCGGAAATCGACATCCGGGACAACACCCTGTTCTTATTCATGATCAGCAATTCCAGCATCGCGAACTCCCTGGCGGTGAGGCTGATTTCCTTCCCGGCCCTGTGGACGGTTTTTTTATAGGCGTCCACTTCGAGGTTGGCGACCTTGTAGATCAGCTCCGGCGTGATCCGCTGGCTTCTGCGCCAGAGCGCCTGGACGCGCGCCAGCAGCTCGTCGAAGTGAAACGGTTTGGTGAGGTAGTCGTCTGCTCCGCTTTCAAAACCTTTCACCTTGTCCAGGGTAGTGCCCAGGGCCGTTAGGATCAGGATCGGCAGGTCGTTTTTAAACCTGCGGATGCGCCTGCATACTTCCAGTCCATCCAGACCGGGTATGATCAGGTCCAGGATGACAACGTCGTATTCGTCGTCCAGTGCCTGCCGTAATCCATGGATACCATCGTATACAATGTCCAGATTGTGAGACTGTTCCCTGAATCCCTTTTTGACCAGCTCTGCTATTTTCTGATTGTCCTCGATCAACAAGATATTCATCGGAGTCCGGAATTTGGCCCCAAAAGTAGGACGGACGGGGCTTCTGCCGGCATTAGAATGTTTTAAAACGGGTTAGAATTCATTAACATCGCTTACCATCCGGGGTTGTTGGGCAATATATGGGGATTGGCATTCACCTCTGTCAGGGGTATGGGAATGTAATAGTACATGCTAGAAGACGTCAGTGTACCATTGGTCACCCCGGGCGGCAGGTCGATGGTGGCCCGTTGAACATTCGCGCCTTCCCGTTTTAGGTCATATAAGCGGTGTCCTTCGTAGCACAGCTCCTTGTACCTTTCCTGGAAGATGGCCGCGAGCAGGTTTGCCTTGTTGGAAAATGTGACCGGCTGGTAGCCCGTGATCCGCTGAGCCCTCAGGATATTCAGGTCGGCCGCTCCGGCGGACAGGTTGTCGCTTTGGGCATACGCCTCGGCGCGGATCAGGTATTGTTCCCCTGTCCTCAACACCTTCAGGTTGTTCACGTTCCGGGCGCCGGCAGCGCCCTCGTATTTGACAATGATGTCCGGCAATTCGCCACTGGCAATCAGGGAGGAGTCCGTAGCAAAATAGCTGTGGTATCTGACGTCGTTTACAGTATCATATAGGCTCATCAGGGCCTTGGCCGGATTGAACAGATAAACCCCGTAGGGAATATTGTACCAAAGGTCCCCGGGACGGACGACGCTTTGGGTGGTCCGGAGCAGGCTGAATATTTCTTCCGAGGCCCCGGCGTCCGTCCAGGTGGCCGGGAATTGGGCCTGGGTGGCCAAAGGCACCGCGTTGATGACCGTGGCCGACCGGCTGATCGCGGTCGTCCAATCCTCTGTGTACAGGGCCACCCGGGCTTCCAGGGCGTAGAGGGCGACCAGGTTCATGCGGTACAACCCGTTACTGCTCCCGATCAGGGACTCCGCGGCGGACATATCCGCTTTCAATTGGGTGAAGAACGCGCCGGTGGCCGGCCTGGCGGGCAGGCTATAGATATTTGTAGTGGTCACATAGGGTATTGCCAGGGCAGTGGAATCATAAATCCCGGAGTAGGCGTAGACCCGGTACAAGTCAAAGTGCGCAAAGGCACGTATCGCCAGCAGCTCGCCCTGGAGCTCCAGTTTTTCCAGACTGTCGCTGGTGTTGGTCACGGGAACAGCGGGAAGGGCGCTCAACACGAGGTTGGCATCATTGATCACCTCGTAGCCGTTCGTCCAGGGTGCCAGGATCTCTGAGGACTGCGAGGAGAAGGCCCAGGGGAACAGGACCTGACCCGGCCCCGAGATACCCACCGCGAGACCTGCGCCGGTATTAGCGAGGCCGATCCGGCATTCGTCGGCCACTTCCGACCCGATCTGGTTGACATATTCCGGATCCCAGGCGGAATAGACCCCCAGAACCCCCAGGTTGGCCTCACTGACGCTGGAATAGACAACGCTGCCGCTGAGCTGGTCTTTGGGTTGGATGTTGTTCATGAGCTTGTTACAGGAGCAAAACAGCAGGATCGCCGCGGAGAGAAATGTATAGCGCTTCATAATATTATTCTATTGCAGTTAAAGGGATACGTTCAGGCCGGCCGTGACGGTACGCGGCATGGGGTATTCGTATTGGGCAATGTCGTTGGCGTCCTCGGGGTCATAGCCCTTCCACTTCATCCAGGAGTACAGGTTCTGACCATTGACGAAGACCCTTAGACCGCGGACATACCGGCTCGCCTCCGGGGAAAGGGGGACCGAATAGCTCAGGGATACATTCCGGAGCTTGATATAGTCCGAACTTATGACATACTGGGAGGTGAGCTGGGTGTAGTACGAGGCCC
This region of Dinghuibacter silviterrae genomic DNA includes:
- a CDS encoding response regulator, giving the protein MNILLIEDNQKIAELVKKGFREQSHNLDIVYDGIHGLRQALDDEYDVVILDLIIPGLDGLEVCRRIRRFKNDLPILILTALGTTLDKVKGFESGADDYLTKPFHFDELLARVQALWRRSQRITPELIYKVANLEVDAYKKTVHRAGKEISLTAREFAMLELLIMNKNRVLSRMSISDAIWGIHQQKNTNIIDVYINYLRAKIDKGFSPQLIHTVIGMGYVLRDE
- a CDS encoding RagB/SusD family nutrient uptake outer membrane protein — protein: MKRYTFLSAAILLFCSCNKLMNNIQPKDQLSGSVVYSSVSEANLGVLGVYSAWDPEYVNQIGSEVADECRIGLANTGAGLAVGISGPGQVLFPWAFSSQSSEILAPWTNGYEVINDANLVLSALPAVPVTNTSDSLEKLELQGELLAIRAFAHFDLYRVYAYSGIYDSTALAIPYVTTTNIYSLPARPATGAFFTQLKADMSAAESLIGSSNGLYRMNLVALYALEARVALYTEDWTTAISRSATVINAVPLATQAQFPATWTDAGASEEIFSLLRTTQSVVRPGDLWYNIPYGVYLFNPAKALMSLYDTVNDVRYHSYFATDSSLIASGELPDIIVKYEGAAGARNVNNLKVLRTGEQYLIRAEAYAQSDNLSAGAADLNILRAQRITGYQPVTFSNKANLLAAIFQERYKELCYEGHRLYDLKREGANVQRATIDLPPGVTNGTLTSSSMYYYIPIPLTEVNANPHILPNNPGW